A stretch of DNA from Telopea speciosissima isolate NSW1024214 ecotype Mountain lineage chromosome 5, Tspe_v1, whole genome shotgun sequence:
GGGCACCTTTTTTGTGGTTTTTAGCACTAGCATACTGCATACCTCACTTGTCAGATTAAGCCACCTCAGGAAGCAGTTCCTTGTTCAGATAGACATTCGATACTGCTCATATGTAACTGGATTCTAGCCCAACTACTAATGCCACTACTGTGTTATACTCTAAACCATGTAGGGTGCAAAACCAAAATAGCACTTTGGGTGGTTCTTTTTTACATCTAATTATTCATACATGTCTATTTATGCTTAAATAAGCATCCTCTAAAGTTTCATCtcaaaattttatatatatccCTAATTTCCCTTCGTTTCCCAAAATTTTACCAAATATATACCAGATTTCAACCATTTCAAgcaaatatttttatttcagcAAGGATTGAAATGACTTATCCTGTCAAAATCTCAAACCTTATCCAATTCTTATTATTAGATGCtattaataaatatttatttgtcACTCAATCAAATGAAACTGTAATCGTTTCAAAGTGAGGGTGTGTGGAAATGGTTGAACACAGTTGAAGTTAACAAAATTGACTATGGATTCACCACAAATCAAGAGGATTCAATCAAATATTGCAGTTGTGAACATGACCAAGTTCATTTGTCCACTCAACAACATGGTTATAGCTACAAGTAACATGCAAAAACAACACTTCATTAAATATATAACTTCTAAAACAGGTAATGAAAGCTTATCTATATAATATCTTAAcatccctctccccccccccccccacccaaggTGTTAACAAATGTTCTAGGGACAAAGTACAAGGATAATAAAACCTAGATCTGACCAGTGTCACCATAAGTTCCAATATCATTGCTCACTAAAACTAGTTTGTCATCTACAGAGCTACTGTTTAATTCCAGAATATGAATGATAAAGAACTTATTACAATTGGTTCAATGACAATCCAGAAATTGAAGGAGCATACAATCCTCATCGGGTGGAACTCTACTCTACAGCAAGCAGAAAATTTCGAACTTCATGGACTATAAAAGATACCTATAATCAGGTCAGGGGGAGAAACATTACAAACCTCAGGTAGCCATTTCTCATTCTCCGCATCCGCCAAGACAATATTAAGCCAGTCCGAATTCCTTGTCTCTATCTCCATGACGAGATTAAGCATAGAATTGCAAAGTCTACATTTGGGAGAGTAGAACTCAATAACTGTAGCCTCTTTACCGCTGGCCAGAGCTGAAGCTAGAGCTCGGTGTTCAGCTTCACCTTGTTCTTCGGGGGACAAAAACTGTTTCCTCTTCCCATTGATTCCTTGATTGAAAGAAAATGGTTTAATTCCGATATCGAAATGGAAGGGTTTGAAGGATTTGGTGGAGGGGTCGGAGATTTTAAAAGCTGAATCGAAGAGATTGGTAGCGAGGAGTCCGAGATTTTGCATAGATTTTAAGAGCCAGGGATCTTCGAACTGGCAGGGATTAGAACttgaaattttagggttttgatgg
This window harbors:
- the LOC122662696 gene encoding uncharacterized protein LOC122662696 isoform X1 produces the protein MGIAAKQEGIFCLKWPWDIHQNPKISSSNPCQFEDPWLLKSMQNLGLLATNLFDSAFKISDPSTKSFKPFHFDIGIKPFSFNQGINGKRKQFLSPEEQGEAEHRALASALASGKEATVIEFYSPKCRLCNSMLNLVMEIETRNSDWLNIVLADAENEKWLPELLYYDIRYVPCFVILDKYGRALAKTGVPSSRLHVVAGLSHLLKMKQPQKSAAKNSPSGPG
- the LOC122662696 gene encoding uncharacterized protein LOC122662696 isoform X2; this translates as MEKKRKRRSTVEKKKPNMGIAAKQEGIFCLKWPWDIHQNPKISSSNPCQFEDPWLLKSMQNLGLLATNLFDSAFKISDPSTKSFKPFHFDIGIKPFSFNQGINGKRKQFLSPEEQGEAEHRALASALASGKEATVIEFYSPKCRLCNSMLNLVMEIETRNSDWLNIVLADAENEKWLPE